The proteins below are encoded in one region of Belonocnema kinseyi isolate 2016_QV_RU_SX_M_011 chromosome 5, B_treatae_v1, whole genome shotgun sequence:
- the LOC117173073 gene encoding nucleolar GTP-binding protein 2 — MVKSHSGHKAPRKQGFNRSGHSMNPERPTEGLKGVAKVRTKATIKRLQMYRNSKAKRDKTGKIISPAPFQGRVPSGTMSRVEPSQRWFSNSRVISQNALQNFQKELGVVKNNPYQVIIKPSQLPVTLLQEKAAKARVHVLETESFDSVFGPKKLRKRPNLSISSYDELKKVAEEKEDIYDKEKDTKDFDLIRPDDGMKDAVRDWVMGAGQSRRIWSELYKVIDSSDVVLQVLDARDPMGTRSSHVEKYLKTEKTHKHLIFILNKVDLVPTWVTQRWVAILSSEYPTVAFHASLTHPFGKGSLINLLRQFGKLHVDKKQISVGFIGYPNTGKSSIINTLRSKKVCKVAPIAGETKVWQYVTLMKRIYLIDCPGVVYPSAETDTEKVLKGVVRVELVQNPEDYIESVLGRVKPEYIRKTYKIEEWTDHVDFLEKLSRRSGRLLKKGEPDISTTAKMILNDWQRGKLPFYTVPKGFEEPLPKMVQSEEIVERVEEENVEEEEVEKEKVEKEKKKILSVLQDFRKIRVGLPYSREDMRRADGEGDKEGEEDLEQDDGYSYVQTPCPSDVGESEDEDGENEEEESEIKEIEAKTPNLKEEKRKNDDDDDEEMVPFEEDTLNKNVYDTVEEYDTSDSEISDLKAATTSGAFEVSSLKGKSKGGKQLTSKERRAIERTNRRKKIGSNFYEVSNVKNRNRNRKVPKVKRIK, encoded by the exons ATGGTGAAGTCACACTCGGGGCACAAAGCCCCTCGGAAGCAGGGTTTCAATCGTTCCGGGCACAGTATGAACCCGGAACGACCAACCGAAGGCTTAAAAGGTGTTGCCAAAGTTCGGACAAAGGCAACCATAAAAAGGTTGCAAATGTACCGAAACTCAAAAGCGAAACGCGACAAAACCGGGAAAATTATCAGTCCAGCTCCCTTCCAAGGAAGAGTTCCTTCCGGGACAATGTCGCGTGTCGAACCCTCTCAAAGATGGTTCAGCAACTCGAGAGTAATATCTCAAAATGCcctgcaaaattttcaaaaagaactcGGTGTTGTGAAGAATAATCCGTATCAGGTGATTATCAAACCTTCCCAATTGCCGGTGACTCTGCTGCAAGAAAAAGCGGCGAAAGCCAGAGTTCATGTCCTCGAAACTGAGAGTTTTGACAGTGTTTTCGGCCCGAAAAAACTGAGAAAGAGGCCGAATTTGAGCATTTCTTCCTATGACGAGTTGAAGAAAGTGGCTGAGGAGAAAGAAGATATTTATGATAAGGAAAAGGACACGAAGGATTTTGACCTTATTCGTCCGGACGATGGAATGAAGGATGCTGTGAGAGATTGGGTCATGGGCGCGGGACAGAGCAGACGAATTTGGAGTGAACTATATAAAGTCATTGATTCTTCGGACGTTGTTCTTCAg GTTCTGGACGCAAGAGACCCAATGGGCACTCGTTCTTCTCACGTTGAGAAATACCTAAAAACCGAAAAAACCCACAAACACTTGATCTTCATCCTAAATAAAGTCGACCTCGTGCCAACCTGGGTAACGCAACGCTGGGTCGCAATTCTCAGTTCCGAATATCCGACAGTCGCTTTCCACGCCTCTCTCACTCATCCTTTCGGCAAAGGCTCCCTGATCAATCTCCTCCGTCAATTCGGCAAACTCCATGTCGACAAAAAGCAGATCAGCGTCGGATTCATCGGCTACCCGAACACCGGAAAAAGCTCTATCATCAACACCCTCCGTTCAAAAAAGGTCTGCAAAGTCGCGCCAATTGCCGGCGAGACCAAAGTCTGGCAGTACGTCACACTCATGAAGAGAATTTATCTGATCGATTGTCCAGGAGTTGTTTATCCTTCCGCGGAAACTGACACCGAAAAAGTCCTCAAGGGCGTGGTGAGAGTCGAGCTCGTTCAGAATCCCGAGGACTATATCGAAAGCGTTCTGGGGAGAGTGAAGCCGGAATATATCAGGAAGACCTACAAGATTGAAGAGTGGACAGACCATGTTGACTTTTTGGAGAAGCTCTCGCGCAGGTCGGGAAGATTGCTCAAAAAAGGCGAGCCCGACATTTCCACGACTGCgaaaatgattttgaatgatTGGCAGAGAGGCAAGCTTCCGTTTTATACTGTGCCGAAAGGATTCGAGGAACCTTTGCCAAAGATGGTTCAGAGCGAGGAGATTGTTGAGCGAGTGGAGGAGGAAAATGTTGAGGAGGAGGAAGTGGAGAAGGAGAAGGTGgagaaggagaagaagaagatTTTGAGTGTCTTGCAAGATTTCAGGAAAATCAGGGTCGGTTTGCCTTACTCTAGGGAAGATATGAGAAGGGCTGATGGGGAAGGTGATAAAGAAGGTGAAGAAGATCTGGAGCAGGATGATGGTTACAGTTATGTGCAGACACCTTGCCCTTCGGATGTTGGCGAGAGTGAAGATGAAGATGGAGAAAATGAGGAGGAGGAAAGTGAGATTAAAGAAATTGAAGCAAAAACACCGAATCTGAAAGAGGAGAAGAGaaaaaatgatgatgatgatgatgaggaAATGGTGCCTTTTGAAGAggatactttgaataaaaatgtgtaCGATACTGTGGAGGAGTACGACACGAGTGACAGTGAAATTTCTGATTTGAAAGCGGCCACGACGAGTGGGGCTTTTGAAGTATCGAGTCTGAAGGGCAAGTCGAAGGGAGGAAAGCAGCTGACGAGTAAGGAAAGGAGGGCGATTGAGAGGACGAATCGAAGGAAGAAGATCGGAAGCAACTTCTACGAAGTCTCCAACGTCAAGAATAGGAATCGGAATAGAAAAGTCCCGAAAGTTAAAAGGATAAAGTAG